From Oreochromis niloticus isolate F11D_XX linkage group LG1, O_niloticus_UMD_NMBU, whole genome shotgun sequence, a single genomic window includes:
- the chst1 gene encoding carbohydrate sulfotransferase 1, with the protein MQCSWKAVILLALASIAIQYTAIRTLTSKPFQLCPLPSPQNCGLGGQETEPPFERGTAGGGGCDDYPYFSINATRKTHILVLATTRSGSSFVGQLLNQHQEVFYLFEPLYHVQTTLIPRLSHSRNAADRRVMLGASRDLLRSLYGCDLYFLESYIKPTPANHTTDKLFRRGASRALCQQPVCDAFGPADVNVEEGDCVKKCATLNMTLATEACREKRHVAIKIVRVPEIGDLRALVEDPRLNIKVIQLVRDPRGILSSRIETFRDTYRLWRIWRATGRRPYNLDLSQLTVVCQDFLSSVSTGLSHPYWLKGKYMLVRYEDLAKNPLLKTKEIYDYLGLPMDKNVEDWIHANTRGSNEPSAKHKFGTVRDSAANAESWRLKLSFDMVEYTQTVCQKVLHQLGYKAVKSVEELKNMSLSLVQDKTFVPFL; encoded by the coding sequence ATGCAATGTTCCTGGAAGGCAGTGATTCTGCTGGCCTTGGCCTCCATTGCCATCCAGTACACGGCCATCCGAACACTCACCTCCAAGCCTTTTCAGCTGTGCCCGTTGCCCAGCCCCCAAAACTGTGGCCTGGGGGGCCAGGAGACCGAACCTCCCTTTGAGCGGGGGACGGCAGGTGGTGGAGGCTGTGACGACTACCCTTACTTTTCCATCAATGCCACACGAAAAACGCACATATTGGTCCTGGCCACCACACGTAGTGGATCCTCCTTCGTTGGCCAGCTGCTCAACCAGCACCAAGAGGTTTTCTATCTGTTTGAACCTCTTTATCACGTTCAGACCACGCTGATTCCACGTCTATCGCACAGCCGCAATGCTGCAGATCGCCGTGTAATGTTGGGGGCCAGTCGAGACCTTTTGCGTAGCCTGTATGGTTGTGACCTGTATTTCTTAGAGAGCTATATCAAGCCGACACCTGCGAACCACACCACAGACAAACTGTTCCGTCGTGGTGCCAGCCGCGCATTGTGCCAGCAACCCGTATGTGATGCCTTTGGGCCCGCTGATGTTAATGTGGAGGAAGGGGACTGTGTTAAGAAATGTGCAACCCTCAATATGACCTTAGCAACAGAGGCCTGCCGCGAGAAGCGGCATGTCGCAATCAAAATTGTTCGAGTGCCGGAGATTGGAGATCTGCGTGCTTTGGTTGAAGATCCACGTCTGAATATCAAAGTGATTCAGCTTGTCAGAGACCCACGCGGTATCCTGTCATCACGGATTGAGACATTTAGGGATACATATCGTCTGTGGCGTATTTGGCGGGCCACAGGGAGAAGGCCCTATAATCTTGACTTGAGTCAGCTCACAGTTGTCTGTCAAGACTTTCTCAGCTCTGTTTCAACTGGTCTCAGCCATCCTTACTGGCTGAAAGGGAAATACATGTTGGTTCGATATGAGGATTTAGCGAAAAATCCTCTTCTTAAGACAAAGGAGATCTATGACTATCTTGGGCTGCCTATGGATAAAAATGTGGAAGACTGGATACATGCAAACACTCGGGGCAGCAATGAGCCTTCAGCAAAACACAAGTTTGGTACGGTGAGGGACTCAGCAGCTAATGCAGAGAGCTGGCGCTTAAAACTGTCTTTTGATATGGTGGAATACACACAGACTGTGTGTCAAAAAGTACTTCACCAGCTTGGATACAAGGCTGTGAAATCAGTGGAGGAACTGAAAAATATGTCCCTCTCACTGGTACAGGACAAAACTTTTGTACCATTTTTGTAA